A single region of the Rattus rattus isolate New Zealand chromosome 8, Rrattus_CSIRO_v1, whole genome shotgun sequence genome encodes:
- the LOC116907229 gene encoding olfactory receptor 7G2-like encodes MEGKNQTDVSHFFLLGLTDDPTVKPVIFCLFLFIYMVTILGNLLIILAVSCYSHLQTPMYFFISNLSFNDICLTTTVIPNMLLTIQTQDQSITYTGCLTQLCFVLLFAGFESCLLAAMAYDRYVAICYPLRYTVIMNFHSCALLILFSVFISILNMGLLGLMVLRLSFCTNLKIPLFFCELSQIMKLACSDTLINDILIYLATLIFGGIPISGIIFSYVQIASSVLRIPSVKGRYKAFSTCGSHLSVTSLSFGSGLWVYITSSVAILPKKTSVACIMYTVVPQMLNPFIFSLRNKDMKGTIKKLICRVASL; translated from the coding sequence ATGGAAGGTAAAAACCAGACAGATGTTTCTCACTTTTTTCTTCTGGGACTAACAGATGATCCAACTGTGAAGCCTGTGATCTTTTGTCTCTTCCTGTTCATTTACATGGTCACCATCTTGGGAAATCTGCTTATTATCCTTGCTGTAAGCTGTTATTCCCACTTGCAAACAcccatgtatttttttatttcaaatttatccTTTAATGACATCTGCTTAACCACAACTGTCATACCAAATATGTTACTGACTATCCAAACACAGGATCAGAGCATCACTTATACAGGGTGCCTTACTCAGCTTTGCTTTGTCTTGCTTTTTGCTGGATTTGAAAGCTGTCTTCTTGCTGCAATGGCCTATGACCGATATGTAGCCATTTGTTATCCACTGCGTTATACAGTCATTATGAATTTTCACTCATGTGCTCTACtaattctcttctctgtttttattaGCATTTTGAACATGGGGCTTCTTGGTCTCATGGTATTGAGGCTTTCCTTTTGCACGAATCTAAAAATTCCCTTATTCTTCTGTGAACTTTCTCAGATCATGAAACTTGCCTGCTCTGACACCCTcattaatgatattctgatatatCTTGCAACACTTATATTTGGTGGCATTCCAATCTCTGGTATTATTTTCTCTTATGTCCAAATTGCCTCTTCTGTTTTGAGAATACCATCAgtaaaaggaagatataaagcCTTTTCTACTTGTGGTTCTCACTTGTCAGTGACTTCTTTGTCCTTTGGTTCAGGATTGTGGGTTTACATAACCTCTTCAGTTGCTATTTTACCCAAGAAGACTTCAGTGGCCTGCATTATGTACACTGTAGTCCCTCAAATGTTGAATCCATTTATCTTTAGTCTTAGAAATAAAGACATGAAAGGaactattaaaaaattaatttgtagaGTAGCTTCTCTTTGA